A stretch of Clostridium formicaceticum DNA encodes these proteins:
- a CDS encoding cytochrome c biogenesis protein ResB, with product MKQDSVLKESWQALHSMKFGIILLLLIGISSIAGTIIPQKNPLLFYQREYSSLVYTLITTLSLHNVYNSWWFITMTVVLSINLTLCSIIRLPILIKQMTKTPELYKELKRENYLIKKELNKEINVEKFFKKARFFKIKKLETEEGMYYWSCKNRFGILGSWLTHIGLLFILVSYMFGQIAGFETYLYGVPGIKEKIDNTPYEIQIDAFEIQFREDHSVRQYISEITVLDAATGNQLTKGELSVNHPFRMDNFSIYQNGTGWAVDMTLERDDQVIAERILYQNEIHVDDNQKIALQFVNFYPDYHVSMGRPFTISPYPNNPQLLYTVFYEGQRADMNVVAMGETVTWEEYTFTIKNPRQFTFLQITKDPGISGAKLGGFLLLLGILFAFYFQPRQLQILKRKDGKVLLWADTIKDQENYKHQIEQLLQKI from the coding sequence ATGAAACAGGACAGTGTTTTAAAGGAGTCTTGGCAGGCTCTTCATTCCATGAAGTTTGGAATTATTCTATTGCTTCTTATCGGTATATCCTCTATTGCAGGAACAATCATTCCTCAAAAAAATCCATTGTTATTTTATCAAAGGGAATATAGTTCCCTCGTATATACGTTGATTACTACCTTAAGTTTGCATAATGTATATAACTCATGGTGGTTTATTACAATGACGGTTGTACTTTCCATCAATTTAACTTTGTGTAGCATTATCCGTTTACCCATACTTATAAAACAAATGACGAAAACACCTGAGCTATACAAGGAGTTGAAAAGAGAGAACTATTTAATAAAAAAAGAACTAAACAAAGAGATCAATGTTGAAAAATTTTTCAAGAAGGCAAGGTTCTTTAAAATAAAAAAGCTAGAAACTGAAGAAGGAATGTATTATTGGAGTTGTAAAAATAGATTTGGTATTTTAGGATCTTGGTTGACGCACATTGGATTGTTATTCATCCTTGTATCCTATATGTTTGGACAAATTGCTGGATTTGAAACTTATCTTTATGGCGTACCTGGTATTAAAGAAAAGATAGATAATACGCCATATGAAATACAGATAGATGCTTTTGAAATACAATTTCGTGAAGATCATAGTGTCAGGCAGTATATTAGTGAAATTACTGTTCTTGACGCCGCTACTGGCAATCAGCTTACAAAAGGAGAACTTTCTGTGAATCATCCCTTTAGAATGGACAATTTCAGTATCTATCAAAATGGTACAGGTTGGGCTGTAGATATGACTTTAGAGCGTGATGATCAAGTAATAGCAGAGCGCATTCTATATCAAAATGAAATTCATGTGGATGACAATCAAAAAATTGCCCTCCAGTTTGTAAATTTTTATCCAGATTATCATGTTTCCATGGGTAGACCTTTTACAATCAGTCCTTACCCTAACAATCCACAGTTACTTTATACTGTTTTTTATGAGGGTCAACGGGCAGATATGAATGTAGTTGCTATGGGTGAAACCGTTACATGGGAAGAATATACCTTTACGATAAAAAATCCAAGACAATTTACTTTTCTACAGATAACAAAAGATCCTGGGATCTCTGGGGCAAAGTTAGGCGGATTCCTACTGCTTCTTGGCATTCTTTTTGCTTTTTACTTTCAACCAAGACAACTACAAATCTTAAAAAGAAAAGATGGAAAAGTTTTATTATGGGCAGATACAATAAAAGACCAAGAAAATTATAAACATCAAATAGAACAACTTTTGCAAAAAATATAA
- the ccsB gene encoding c-type cytochrome biogenesis protein CcsB, giving the protein MELQNLLQLENSFFNVAISTYIISMVLYFLFFVMKHEKAGMYATFLIKIAFILHTLAIIVRGIGAERIPLTNQYEFATSFAWGISLCFIIFEHKYHFRAMGTFVTPIIFIIIGYAAMQSKDVRPLMPALQSYWLALHVATAVIGYGSFGVACGVSCMYLLKDKFKEDQFIHKHIPTLEKLDAISYRATALGFLFLTLVIVTGAIWAEQAWGRYWAWDPKETWSFITWIIYSVYLHLRLTKRWRGKKAALFSIIGFICVLFTYIGVNTLLPSIHSYA; this is encoded by the coding sequence ATGGAACTACAAAATTTACTACAACTTGAAAATAGTTTTTTCAATGTGGCTATATCTACCTATATTATTTCGATGGTATTATACTTTTTGTTTTTTGTTATGAAACATGAAAAAGCCGGAATGTATGCTACGTTTTTAATTAAAATCGCCTTTATCCTGCATACTTTAGCGATTATAGTTCGGGGGATTGGCGCAGAACGGATACCTTTAACAAATCAGTATGAGTTTGCAACAAGCTTTGCCTGGGGGATTAGCCTATGTTTTATTATTTTTGAACATAAATATCATTTCAGAGCTATGGGTACCTTCGTTACACCAATTATCTTTATTATCATAGGTTATGCCGCAATGCAGTCAAAGGACGTACGTCCTTTAATGCCAGCTTTACAAAGCTATTGGCTTGCTCTTCATGTGGCTACAGCGGTTATTGGTTATGGTTCCTTTGGTGTGGCTTGTGGTGTTTCCTGCATGTATTTACTAAAAGACAAGTTTAAGGAAGACCAATTTATCCATAAACATATACCTACTTTAGAAAAATTAGATGCAATAAGCTATAGAGCCACTGCTTTAGGCTTCTTATTTCTTACTTTAGTAATTGTCACAGGCGCCATTTGGGCAGAACAGGCTTGGGGAAGATATTGGGCATGGGATCCTAAAGAAACTTGGTCTTTTATTACTTGGATTATCTACTCGGTTTATCTTCATCTTAGATTAACAAAGAGATGGCGGGGAAAAAAGGCTGCTTTATTTAGCATAATAGGTTTTATCTGTGTGCTGTTTACTTATATAGGCGTCAA